One segment of Thermococcus sp. AM4 DNA contains the following:
- a CDS encoding MBL fold metallo-hydrolase: protein MIEITFLGSGGGRFITITQFRSTGGFHIRASRNVYVDPGPGALVRSWRYKLDPRRLDAIFVSHRHVDHCNDLEVMVEAMTGGALKKRGVLIASKSVVYGDETHTPAISKYHIEVLESVHTPEPGNKIAIGEEEFLITPSQHSDPTTIGFRMKTAYGDISYIPDTAYFDGLIEWHDGARVLIAAITRPRDMGIPYHLSTDDAVEMLKSMEKKPEVLIMSHIGMKMHFANPYKEAKYIETVTGVKTYVAKEGFKVMIDKREIAVRTLRPARFV from the coding sequence GTGATAGAGATAACCTTCCTCGGGAGCGGGGGCGGGAGGTTCATCACAATAACCCAGTTCCGCTCCACCGGGGGATTCCACATAAGGGCGAGCAGGAACGTTTACGTCGACCCCGGACCGGGAGCGCTCGTCAGGAGCTGGCGCTACAAGCTCGACCCGAGAAGGCTCGATGCTATCTTCGTCTCCCACAGGCACGTCGACCACTGCAACGACCTCGAGGTCATGGTCGAGGCCATGACCGGCGGTGCGCTCAAGAAGAGGGGAGTGCTCATAGCTTCGAAGAGCGTCGTCTACGGCGACGAGACTCATACGCCTGCGATAAGCAAGTACCACATAGAGGTCCTTGAGAGCGTCCACACGCCAGAGCCGGGCAACAAGATAGCGATAGGCGAGGAGGAGTTCCTCATAACGCCGAGCCAGCACTCGGACCCCACAACCATCGGCTTCCGCATGAAGACCGCCTACGGCGACATCTCCTACATCCCGGACACGGCCTACTTTGACGGCCTTATAGAGTGGCACGACGGGGCGAGGGTTCTCATAGCGGCGATAACGCGCCCGAGGGATATGGGGATTCCCTACCACCTCAGCACCGACGATGCCGTTGAGATGCTCAAGAGCATGGAGAAAAAGCCCGAAGTCCTGATAATGAGCCACATCGGCATGAAGATGCACTTCGCCAACCCCTACAAGGAGGCAAAGTACATCGAAACGGTGACCGGCGTCAAGACCTACGTCGCCAAGGAGGGCTTCAAGGTCATGATAGACAAAAGGGAAATAGCAGTCAGAACCCTTCGACCCGCGCGCTTCGTTTGA
- a CDS encoding M20 family metallo-hydrolase gives MEFEGVLKEVESLRDEMVKTLVELIKIPAISPDYGYEGEYDKAQKLLEIIMDWPFDKVEVYNAPDERAKNGVRPNVLAYYYGEKGEESERLWILTHIDVVPPGDLSKWTVTEPFKPLVKDGKVYGRGSEDNGQSLVASLYAVKAMMNLGIRPKRTVILAFVSDEETGSKYGIGWLMKEHPELFREDDLVLVPDGGNEDGTFIEVAEKGILWFKLKVKGQQVHASMPDKGLNAHRVALDLAYNLDKRLHEKYSERDELFDPPESTFEPTMGGNPADSPNIIPGEHEVVFDCRVLPRYSLDDILRDVEDVAKEVKERHRKELDGKVLPEIEVEVLQRGDPAPPTDPNSEIVKLLKEAIKELRGKEARVGGIGGGTFAAFFRRKGIPAVVWATLDETAHQPNEYAKIDNMVEDAKVMAYLALR, from the coding sequence ATGGAGTTCGAAGGGGTTCTGAAGGAAGTTGAAAGCTTAAGGGACGAGATGGTAAAGACGCTCGTCGAGCTGATTAAGATTCCGGCCATAAGCCCCGACTACGGCTACGAGGGGGAGTACGACAAGGCGCAGAAGTTGCTTGAGATTATCATGGACTGGCCCTTCGACAAGGTCGAGGTCTATAACGCGCCCGATGAGAGGGCCAAGAACGGGGTCAGGCCGAACGTATTGGCCTATTACTACGGCGAGAAAGGTGAGGAAAGCGAGAGGCTCTGGATTCTTACGCACATCGACGTCGTTCCGCCGGGGGACCTGAGCAAGTGGACCGTTACGGAGCCATTCAAACCGCTCGTCAAGGACGGCAAGGTCTACGGACGCGGAAGCGAGGACAACGGGCAGAGTTTGGTTGCTTCGCTCTACGCTGTGAAGGCCATGATGAACCTCGGAATAAGGCCGAAGAGAACCGTCATTTTGGCCTTCGTCAGCGACGAGGAAACCGGGAGCAAGTACGGAATCGGGTGGCTGATGAAGGAGCACCCGGAGCTATTCAGGGAAGACGACCTCGTTCTCGTCCCAGACGGCGGAAACGAGGACGGAACGTTCATAGAGGTTGCCGAAAAGGGAATCCTGTGGTTCAAGCTCAAGGTCAAGGGCCAGCAGGTGCACGCGAGCATGCCGGACAAGGGCCTGAATGCACACCGCGTCGCACTCGATTTGGCCTACAACCTCGACAAAAGGCTTCACGAGAAGTACAGCGAGAGGGACGAACTCTTTGACCCGCCGGAGAGTACCTTCGAGCCGACGATGGGAGGAAACCCGGCCGACAGCCCCAACATAATTCCCGGCGAGCACGAGGTCGTTTTCGACTGCAGGGTCCTGCCGAGGTACAGCCTTGACGATATTCTCAGGGACGTCGAGGACGTCGCGAAGGAAGTTAAGGAGAGGCACAGGAAGGAGCTTGACGGGAAGGTTCTCCCCGAAATCGAGGTGGAGGTTCTCCAGAGGGGCGACCCGGCACCGCCGACGGACCCGAACAGTGAGATAGTGAAGCTCCTGAAGGAGGCGATAAAAGAACTCCGCGGAAAGGAAGCAAGGGTTGGTGGCATAGGAGGCGGAACCTTCGCGGCGTTCTTCAGGAGGAAGGGAATTCCAGCGGTTGTCTGGGCGACGCTCGACGAAACTGCCCACCAGCCCAACGAGTACGCCAAGATTGACAACATGGTCGAAGATGCCAAGGTCATGGCATACTTAGCTCTGCGCTGA
- a CDS encoding serpin family protein, with product MEVRLVRVTAVVLLVLLISGCVGTKSTLENPSNGTSTVPGKVLESSSPENTSAGGVSDHNRYSPLSGNSTGVVAGEVSFALDLYQHLAENGGNVFFSPFSIHTALTMAYEGARGETAREMAAVLHLPENDSLMRLEFRGLLLRLRNSTGIELNVANALWLQRGFPVKNEYLSVIRRYYFGEVREVDFVNDPQGAENAINSWVENETNGRIKELVKDLPISTRLVITNAIYFKANWTLPFNPGETHNDTFKLSDGGNVTVPMMTRLGWFNYAETRDFQALELPYRSSGSGNFSMVIILPKRVDGLGDIEENLSPQFLRWVLDSMRREEVEVTIPKFKFESGYHLKKVLIRMGMGLAFTDKADFSGISDEPLAISDVVHKAFISVAENGTEAAAATAVVITLTSAHGETPEYKIFKADHPFLFFIVDRDSGLVLFMGRLVNPKG from the coding sequence GTGGAGGTGCGTCTGGTCAGGGTAACCGCCGTCGTCCTGCTGGTGCTCCTCATCTCGGGCTGTGTGGGTACCAAAAGCACACTCGAGAACCCTTCAAACGGCACTTCAACGGTTCCAGGAAAAGTCTTGGAGAGCTCTTCACCGGAGAACACTTCGGCAGGGGGAGTTTCTGATCACAACCGCTACTCGCCTTTATCTGGAAACTCCACGGGGGTCGTTGCGGGGGAGGTGAGTTTTGCGCTCGACCTGTACCAGCATCTCGCTGAAAACGGGGGAAACGTTTTCTTCTCGCCCTTCAGCATCCATACGGCCCTGACAATGGCCTACGAGGGGGCGCGGGGTGAAACCGCCAGGGAGATGGCCGCGGTTCTCCACCTGCCCGAAAACGACTCCCTCATGAGACTTGAGTTTAGAGGACTTCTCCTCCGTCTCAGGAATTCCACCGGAATTGAGCTTAACGTGGCCAACGCTCTCTGGCTCCAGAGGGGCTTTCCAGTGAAAAACGAATACCTGAGCGTCATCAGGAGATACTATTTCGGCGAGGTTAGGGAGGTTGACTTCGTAAACGATCCCCAGGGCGCTGAGAACGCGATAAACTCCTGGGTGGAGAACGAGACGAACGGCAGGATAAAGGAGCTCGTGAAGGACCTCCCGATCAGCACGAGGCTTGTGATAACGAACGCGATCTACTTCAAGGCCAACTGGACGCTTCCATTCAATCCCGGTGAGACCCACAACGACACATTCAAGCTTTCCGACGGGGGGAACGTGACGGTTCCCATGATGACCCGGCTCGGATGGTTCAACTACGCGGAGACCAGAGATTTCCAGGCCCTCGAGCTCCCGTACAGGAGCTCGGGATCGGGCAACTTCAGCATGGTAATAATCCTCCCGAAGAGGGTTGACGGCCTTGGGGACATCGAGGAAAACCTCAGCCCTCAATTTCTCAGATGGGTTCTGGATTCAATGAGGCGGGAAGAGGTTGAGGTGACGATACCGAAGTTCAAGTTTGAGAGCGGCTATCACCTGAAGAAAGTTCTGATTAGGATGGGAATGGGGTTGGCCTTTACTGATAAAGCGGACTTCTCGGGAATTTCCGATGAGCCGCTGGCGATAAGCGACGTTGTTCACAAGGCATTCATAAGCGTCGCCGAGAACGGAACCGAGGCGGCCGCGGCGACAGCCGTTGTGATAACGCTGACTTCCGCCCATGGAGAAACCCCCGAGTACAAGATCTTCAAGGCGGACCACCCGTTCCTTTTCTTCATCGTCGACAGGGACAGCGGGCTTGTACTCTTCATGGGACGCCTCGTGAACCCGAAGGGCTGA
- a CDS encoding RlmF-related methyltransferase, which yields MPLWKDGKLGLPVKEAVKLFPELSNYLDERGRLDFSNRKARILYNRAIAKALFGLEIEYHPRGLVTPQISRYLFLKTFLRSGEKVLEIGTGHTAIMALLAEKLFNCEVTATELDDEFFEYARRNIERNLAKVRLIKSDGGIIRGVIPEGESFDVIFSAPPYYERPTRGVLTEREGVGGGKYGEAFSVRLIEEAKDYLQPGGRVALFLPDKEELINAITEKGEELGYSVRGVRFKAGTRWRHSLILNKA from the coding sequence ATGCCCCTCTGGAAGGACGGAAAGCTAGGACTGCCGGTGAAAGAGGCGGTAAAGCTCTTTCCGGAGCTTAGCAATTACCTCGACGAGCGCGGAAGGCTCGACTTCTCAAACAGAAAAGCCAGAATACTCTACAACAGAGCCATAGCGAAGGCCCTCTTCGGGCTGGAGATAGAATACCACCCGCGCGGTCTCGTGACGCCCCAAATATCGCGCTACCTCTTCCTGAAGACGTTTTTGAGGAGTGGGGAGAAGGTTCTGGAGATTGGAACGGGACACACCGCGATAATGGCGCTTCTCGCTGAGAAGCTCTTCAACTGCGAGGTAACGGCAACGGAGCTGGACGATGAGTTCTTCGAGTACGCGAGGAGGAACATCGAGCGAAACCTCGCCAAGGTCAGGCTAATCAAGAGCGACGGGGGAATAATCAGGGGAGTAATTCCCGAAGGCGAGAGCTTCGATGTGATTTTCTCCGCCCCGCCATACTACGAGAGGCCGACGAGAGGCGTTTTAACGGAGAGGGAAGGTGTTGGCGGGGGAAAGTACGGCGAGGCCTTCTCGGTGAGGCTGATAGAGGAAGCGAAGGACTACCTGCAGCCCGGCGGTAGGGTGGCCCTCTTCCTGCCCGACAAGGAGGAGCTGATAAATGCCATAACGGAAAAGGGGGAGGAGCTGGGCTACTCGGTGAGGGGCGTTCGCTTTAAAGCTGGGACGCGGTGGAGGCATAGTTTGATACTAAACAAGGCTTAG
- a CDS encoding ATP-binding protein: MVEITDYLLKLSAELPSRFDYARKLRKRFLFEELSGFVDAYIDGSNPKTVLLPGLRGTGKTTLLGQLYFHTLSQTSDVIYISADEVRLLGFSLHEVIERYFDVLRPKRPVLLLDEVQYAENWDLTLKVLHDRRKALIIATGSSALKLRESPDLARRAIHVDVKPLSFVEYLHLRGKDVERIGLDALFEFRTDELERALSLGARYASETENYLKLGSLPLTLEMDERLAYDALFSLLERIVYRDLPEFRNFDSSTLDSALRLLTLLATPKGERFSYEKLSKTLGISKSTVIELVRAFVASGLLIEIPPIGGLSKKIRRSPKLKFLAPSLRASLLSKFEVVELAPLLEDAVALYLSGEGVLEYEPGKGGADFVLTRAGKRYLIEVGLGKSDYAQVKRSMERTGADFGIVIGKEFEVRENLLMIPWWAFLSLV, encoded by the coding sequence ATGGTCGAGATAACGGACTATCTTTTAAAGCTCTCCGCGGAGTTGCCCTCAAGGTTTGACTACGCGAGGAAGCTGAGGAAGCGCTTCCTCTTTGAAGAGCTTTCCGGTTTTGTTGATGCCTATATCGATGGTAGTAATCCTAAGACAGTCCTCCTACCGGGCCTCAGGGGAACTGGAAAGACAACTCTCCTCGGTCAGCTCTACTTCCATACCCTCTCGCAAACGTCAGACGTGATCTACATCTCCGCAGATGAAGTCCGCCTGCTCGGTTTTTCCCTCCACGAGGTCATTGAGCGATACTTCGATGTTTTAAGACCAAAAAGGCCGGTTCTCCTGCTCGACGAGGTTCAGTACGCTGAAAACTGGGATTTAACCCTTAAGGTTCTTCACGATAGGCGAAAGGCCCTGATAATTGCCACAGGTTCGTCCGCCCTAAAGCTGAGAGAAAGCCCCGACCTCGCGAGGAGAGCTATCCACGTTGACGTAAAACCCCTGAGCTTCGTTGAGTACCTCCACCTTCGCGGGAAGGACGTTGAGAGAATCGGCCTCGATGCCCTCTTTGAGTTCAGGACTGATGAACTCGAGAGGGCGCTTTCCTTGGGGGCCCGCTATGCCAGTGAGACGGAGAATTATCTAAAGCTCGGCTCACTTCCCCTGACGCTTGAGATGGATGAGCGACTGGCGTACGATGCTCTCTTTTCCCTTCTTGAACGGATAGTCTACCGCGACCTGCCGGAGTTCAGGAACTTCGACTCGTCAACGCTGGATTCAGCCCTCAGGCTCTTAACCCTCCTCGCAACGCCCAAGGGAGAGCGCTTCAGCTACGAGAAGCTGTCAAAAACCCTTGGGATATCAAAGAGCACCGTTATAGAACTCGTGAGGGCTTTCGTCGCCAGCGGACTGCTCATCGAAATTCCTCCAATTGGCGGCCTATCAAAGAAAATCCGCAGAAGTCCGAAGCTCAAGTTCTTGGCTCCCTCGCTCAGGGCATCGCTCCTGTCCAAGTTTGAAGTCGTTGAACTCGCCCCCCTGCTCGAGGATGCCGTTGCGCTGTATCTCTCGGGTGAAGGTGTTCTTGAGTACGAACCCGGAAAGGGTGGCGCGGATTTCGTCCTCACGCGGGCCGGAAAGCGTTACCTCATCGAAGTTGGCCTTGGGAAGTCTGACTACGCCCAGGTTAAGAGGAGCATGGAGCGAACCGGGGCGGACTTCGGAATAGTCATTGGAAAGGAGTTTGAAGTCAGGGAGAACCTCCTGATGATTCCATGGTGGGCGTTCCTAAGCCTTGTTTAG
- a CDS encoding class I SAM-dependent rRNA methyltransferase produces the protein MARVIVDAQAARAIGKGAMIVFKKGVVRTEGDFEPGDIVEVYTRGGKFLGRGFVNPNSNIMVRLLIKDRETPITKELFKERIRKANEYRKKVLGYDKAYRMVYGEADYLPGLIVDRFNEIASIQISSVGMERFKLDVAEAIMEAEPEIETVFEKNTGRSRRREGLPEIERVLLGKEKYRTIIEEGKAKFIVDMRGQKTGFFLDQRENRIALEKYVKPGMRVLDVFTYTGGFAMHAAVAGADEVVAVDKSPWAINMVKENAKLNGVEDKMKYIVGSAFPVMEEMIKRGEEFDIVILDPPAFVQHEKDLKRGLRAYFNVNYAGLQLVKEGGVLVTCSCSQHVDMQAFKDMVIAAGAKAGKFLKMLEPYRTQAPDHPILMASKDTEYLKCLFLYVEDMR, from the coding sequence ATGGCGAGGGTAATCGTTGACGCTCAGGCGGCGAGAGCGATCGGAAAGGGCGCGATGATAGTGTTCAAGAAGGGAGTGGTGAGGACCGAGGGCGACTTTGAGCCGGGAGATATAGTCGAGGTCTACACTCGTGGCGGCAAGTTCCTCGGCAGGGGCTTCGTCAACCCCAACTCGAACATAATGGTCCGCCTGCTCATCAAGGACAGGGAAACCCCGATAACGAAGGAGCTCTTCAAGGAGAGGATTAGGAAGGCCAACGAGTACAGGAAGAAGGTTCTCGGCTACGACAAGGCTTACAGAATGGTCTACGGCGAGGCAGATTATCTGCCAGGCCTTATAGTCGATCGCTTCAACGAGATAGCCTCAATCCAGATTTCGAGCGTTGGCATGGAGCGTTTCAAGCTTGACGTTGCAGAGGCCATAATGGAGGCCGAGCCTGAAATAGAGACCGTCTTCGAGAAGAACACCGGGCGCTCGAGGAGAAGGGAAGGTTTACCGGAGATAGAGCGCGTTCTCCTCGGTAAGGAGAAGTACAGAACGATAATCGAAGAGGGAAAGGCCAAGTTCATCGTCGACATGCGGGGACAGAAGACGGGCTTCTTCCTCGACCAGCGGGAGAACAGAATCGCTTTGGAAAAATACGTCAAGCCCGGCATGAGGGTTTTGGATGTTTTCACGTACACCGGTGGCTTCGCGATGCACGCGGCCGTTGCAGGTGCCGATGAGGTCGTCGCCGTCGACAAGTCGCCCTGGGCAATCAACATGGTGAAGGAGAACGCGAAACTAAACGGCGTCGAGGATAAGATGAAGTACATCGTCGGCTCGGCCTTCCCTGTCATGGAGGAAATGATAAAGAGGGGCGAGGAGTTCGACATCGTAATCCTCGATCCCCCGGCTTTCGTCCAGCACGAGAAGGATCTCAAGCGCGGGCTCAGAGCGTATTTCAACGTGAACTACGCCGGTTTGCAGCTGGTGAAGGAAGGGGGAGTCCTCGTCACCTGCTCCTGCTCCCAGCACGTTGACATGCAGGCCTTCAAGGACATGGTCATCGCCGCTGGGGCGAAGGCCGGCAAGTTCCTCAAAATGCTCGAACCTTATAGGACTCAGGCCCCGGACCACCCGATACTCATGGCCTCGAAGGACACCGAATACCTTAAGTGCCTCTTCCTCTACGTTGAGGATATGCGGTAG
- a CDS encoding DUF5748 family protein codes for MHFEVVKEFLEDIGADWIEIEGEIHLDPEVFYEVWKYIGQPELKTYVVEDEVVEPGSYDPPEMKYTDVKKIKRKKVYFETLDGKRIVTDYAEFQRIAKEKGS; via the coding sequence ATGCACTTTGAGGTCGTCAAAGAGTTTCTTGAGGACATCGGGGCGGACTGGATTGAGATCGAGGGGGAAATACACCTCGACCCCGAGGTCTTCTACGAGGTTTGGAAGTACATCGGCCAGCCAGAGCTGAAAACCTACGTTGTTGAGGACGAAGTTGTCGAGCCCGGCTCCTACGATCCCCCCGAGATGAAGTACACCGACGTTAAGAAGATAAAGAGGAAGAAGGTCTACTTCGAGACCCTCGACGGAAAGAGAATCGTTACCGATTACGCCGAGTTCCAGAGGATAGCGAAGGAAAAGGGCTCCTGA
- a CDS encoding tripartite tricarboxylate transporter permease, whose product MLRELLIGLFLGTFTGLTPGIHVNTLAGIESSFAVLLAMGLTHTFLDAFPSTFLGVPDEGTALGILPAHRLVLAGKGPEVLRIALLSSLLAVVFTIPLLPLYSSLAARYSPSIGKAGALFLLAFLLLGGRDRAFRVIVIMALSGALGWAVLNGTNLREPFYHLFTGLFGIPVMIASLRGSTSLPEQDENPEIEWEPLITFSIAGTLLGMISSLLPAFTASIGATIATLFSRDERGFLAAVYSINTSNFLFGIINYLITGRTRNGIAVALSKTGTEPQDLAVILTSALLIGSLAVLLGLAISKPYLRIVTALNYRLLNAVVVLFLLGLSLYFDGLYGLWALLTASAIGYLAQELGVRRTNCMAVLIVPLLIR is encoded by the coding sequence TTGCTCCGGGAACTGCTGATCGGCCTCTTCCTCGGAACCTTCACCGGCCTAACGCCGGGGATACACGTGAACACCCTCGCGGGAATCGAGAGCTCCTTTGCGGTGCTCCTCGCGATGGGCCTTACCCACACCTTCCTGGACGCGTTTCCTTCGACGTTCCTCGGCGTTCCAGATGAGGGGACGGCCCTCGGGATCCTCCCAGCACATAGGCTGGTTTTGGCCGGAAAGGGCCCGGAAGTGCTCAGGATAGCTCTCCTCTCAAGCCTGCTCGCGGTGGTCTTTACGATCCCCCTCCTGCCCCTATACTCCAGTTTGGCCGCTCGCTACTCACCATCCATAGGAAAGGCCGGAGCGCTGTTCCTCCTCGCATTCCTCCTGCTCGGCGGAAGGGACAGAGCTTTCAGGGTGATCGTGATTATGGCACTCTCGGGAGCCCTCGGATGGGCGGTTCTCAACGGGACGAACCTTAGAGAGCCCTTCTACCACCTCTTCACCGGGTTGTTTGGAATTCCCGTCATGATCGCGTCTCTTCGGGGGAGCACATCACTCCCAGAACAGGATGAGAACCCCGAGATCGAGTGGGAGCCTCTAATCACGTTTTCGATCGCCGGAACGCTCCTCGGCATGATCTCGTCCCTCCTCCCGGCTTTCACTGCCTCGATCGGGGCCACGATTGCAACGCTCTTCTCAAGGGACGAAAGGGGATTTCTGGCGGCTGTTTACTCCATAAACACATCGAACTTCCTCTTCGGGATCATCAACTACTTGATAACCGGGAGAACGAGAAACGGCATCGCCGTGGCGCTGAGCAAAACGGGAACCGAGCCCCAGGATCTGGCGGTGATTTTAACCTCGGCCCTCCTCATCGGCTCGCTCGCGGTTCTGCTCGGCCTCGCCATCTCAAAACCATACCTGCGGATCGTAACGGCCTTAAACTATCGCCTCCTGAACGCCGTCGTTGTGCTGTTTCTCCTCGGCCTTTCCCTCTATTTTGACGGTCTCTACGGCCTCTGGGCTCTACTCACCGCGTCGGCCATAGGTTACCTGGCACAGGAACTCGGTGTCAGAAGAACGAACTGCATGGCCGTTCTGATAGTGCCTCTTCTCATAAGGTGA
- a CDS encoding RAD55 family ATPase → MDIERIETGVIDGLIQGGIPAGSVVLVLGDPKSGKTTFQTQFLYTQTVLRGTPGLAILVDMPKREFLENARLFGWDFSPILDEYLYLIDAYSHRIKSAPKFSFTEDVIIDPSNPLQIARFVRETTTGLISGGYTGQLVGIITSLTPLFFESELIDIYKFLEELKDIAHRHKQVWLIEINTGIERPQVEAMVKAIVDGVIEMRMFEEGRTLRRYIRVYGMRRTPHSLSWFPYEITPTGLALRG, encoded by the coding sequence TTGGATATCGAGAGGATAGAGACCGGGGTTATTGATGGCCTTATTCAAGGTGGTATCCCAGCGGGCAGTGTTGTGCTCGTATTAGGGGATCCCAAATCAGGTAAGACTACCTTCCAGACCCAGTTCCTCTACACCCAGACCGTCCTCAGGGGCACCCCTGGCCTCGCGATCCTCGTGGACATGCCTAAGAGGGAATTCCTTGAGAACGCCCGCCTCTTCGGCTGGGACTTCAGCCCGATACTCGACGAGTACCTGTACCTCATCGACGCCTACTCCCACAGGATAAAGAGCGCCCCCAAGTTCTCCTTCACGGAGGACGTCATCATAGACCCCTCCAACCCTCTCCAGATAGCCAGGTTTGTAAGGGAGACCACGACCGGCCTGATCTCCGGCGGCTACACCGGACAGCTGGTCGGTATCATAACTTCCCTGACACCGCTCTTCTTCGAGAGTGAGCTCATCGACATATACAAGTTCCTCGAGGAGCTCAAGGACATCGCCCACAGGCACAAGCAGGTCTGGCTCATCGAGATAAACACGGGCATCGAGAGACCCCAGGTCGAGGCGATGGTAAAGGCCATAGTGGACGGCGTCATCGAGATGAGGATGTTCGAGGAGGGCAGGACCCTGAGGCGGTACATACGGGTGTACGGGATGAGGAGAACTCCCCACTCCCTCTCGTGGTTCCCCTACGAGATAACGCCAACGGGGCTCGCGTTGAGGGGGTAG
- a CDS encoding ATPase domain-containing protein, with translation MSRYDVDRVKTGIPGLDDLIEGGFPKGTTVLVTGPTGTGKTTFAVQFVYKGAELYDEPGVIVTLEERAQDLRREMLSFGWDLRKYEEEGKIAIIDGVSSAVGLPSEERFALEEGLNIEGFLRYIYRVVKSINAKRLVVDSIPSIAIRLREERNIREVLLKLNTILLEMGITSILTTEAEDPKRGKLSRYGVEEYVARGVILLDFIEKDVELKRYLLIRKMRETKHAMKKYPFEITEDGIVVYPSGEIY, from the coding sequence ATGAGCCGGTATGATGTTGACAGGGTGAAGACTGGGATTCCCGGTCTTGACGATCTAATTGAAGGGGGATTCCCTAAGGGAACGACTGTTCTTGTAACCGGCCCCACCGGAACCGGAAAGACGACGTTTGCAGTCCAATTCGTTTACAAGGGGGCAGAACTCTACGATGAACCAGGGGTAATAGTCACGCTCGAGGAGAGGGCCCAGGATCTGAGGAGAGAGATGCTCAGTTTTGGGTGGGATCTGAGAAAGTACGAAGAGGAAGGGAAGATAGCCATCATAGACGGCGTGAGCTCCGCCGTTGGGCTCCCCTCTGAGGAGCGCTTCGCCCTCGAGGAGGGTCTCAACATAGAGGGGTTCCTCCGCTACATCTATAGGGTTGTTAAATCCATAAACGCCAAACGTCTAGTTGTTGATTCGATTCCCTCCATTGCAATCAGATTGAGGGAAGAGCGGAACATACGCGAAGTCCTGCTCAAGCTCAACACGATTCTCCTTGAGATGGGAATAACGTCTATTCTAACCACAGAGGCTGAAGATCCGAAGAGGGGTAAACTCAGCAGGTACGGGGTGGAAGAGTACGTCGCCAGGGGCGTTATCCTGCTGGACTTCATCGAGAAGGACGTGGAACTGAAGAGGTACCTCCTGATTAGAAAGATGAGGGAGACCAAGCACGCGATGAAAAAGTATCCCTTTGAGATAACAGAGGACGGCATCGTCGTCTACCCGAGCGGAGAAATATACTGA